Proteins found in one Serinicoccus marinus DSM 15273 genomic segment:
- a CDS encoding hotdog fold thioesterase gives MTDSPTPRPPADAAATPGSPAPADVPRGALAERMGMRLVRVGAERTVATMPVAGNTQPYGLLHGGASAALAETVGSVAAAMHAGEGRIAVGVDLNATHHRAVREGVVTAVATPLSLGRSVVSYDIVVTDEQDRRVCTARLTCALRERPPGG, from the coding sequence ATGACCGACAGTCCGACGCCTCGGCCCCCGGCGGATGCCGCTGCGACCCCCGGCTCCCCCGCACCGGCCGACGTCCCCCGGGGCGCTCTCGCCGAGCGGATGGGTATGCGTCTTGTCCGGGTCGGGGCCGAGCGCACCGTGGCCACGATGCCGGTGGCCGGCAACACCCAGCCCTACGGCCTGCTCCACGGCGGGGCCTCTGCCGCTCTCGCCGAGACCGTGGGATCGGTCGCCGCGGCCATGCACGCCGGCGAGGGGCGGATCGCGGTCGGGGTGGACCTCAACGCGACCCACCACCGGGCCGTGCGCGAGGGGGTCGTCACCGCCGTCGCGACCCCGCTGTCCCTCGGCCGGTCGGTCGTGTCCTACGACATCGTCGTCACCGACGAGCAGGACCGCCGGGTGTGCACCGCACGCCTCACCTGCGCGCTGCGGGAGCGGCCCCC